A genomic region of Streptococcus suis contains the following coding sequences:
- a CDS encoding asparaginase, whose product MKKILVLHTGGTISMQANHQGEVTSSKINPMTQIDSPLEEIQVTSLDFLNVPSPHIRLEHMMALYQKIKEEQMNFDGFVITHGTDTLEETAYFLDTMAIPEKPIVLTGAMRSSNELGSDGIYNYRTALRVAADDKSADKGVLVVMNDEIHAAKYVTKTHTTNVSTFQTPTHGPLGLVTKREILYFKTAEPRVRFDLSTVTGTVPIIKAYADMDSILLDSLTASSISGLVIEALGAGNLPPTILPAIKKLLDQKIPIILVSRCFNGIAEPVYAYQGGGIQLEQDGILFVKELNAQKARLKLLIALNAGLEEQSLADYIQG is encoded by the coding sequence ATGAAAAAAATTCTAGTATTGCATACAGGTGGAACCATTTCTATGCAAGCCAATCATCAGGGTGAAGTTACATCGAGTAAAATCAATCCAATGACCCAAATTGATAGCCCACTAGAAGAAATTCAAGTGACATCCTTGGATTTTCTCAATGTTCCAAGTCCACACATTCGCTTAGAACACATGATGGCTCTATACCAAAAAATCAAAGAAGAACAAATGAACTTCGATGGTTTTGTCATTACACATGGCACAGATACTTTAGAAGAAACTGCCTATTTCCTTGATACAATGGCTATTCCAGAAAAACCAATTGTATTGACCGGAGCTATGCGTTCCTCAAATGAACTAGGTAGCGACGGAATTTATAACTACCGAACAGCCCTACGTGTGGCTGCTGATGATAAATCCGCAGATAAAGGCGTTCTAGTGGTCATGAACGATGAAATTCATGCTGCTAAATATGTTACAAAAACGCATACCACCAATGTCTCAACCTTTCAAACACCAACCCATGGACCACTGGGCTTAGTCACCAAACGAGAGATTCTCTATTTTAAAACTGCTGAACCACGTGTTCGATTTGACTTGTCAACAGTCACAGGAACGGTCCCAATCATAAAAGCTTATGCAGATATGGACTCCATCCTCCTTGATTCTCTCACTGCAAGCTCAATTTCCGGCTTAGTCATTGAAGCACTCGGCGCCGGAAATCTTCCGCCTACCATCCTTCCAGCCATTAAGAAACTCCTTGATCAAAAGATACCCATTATTCTGGTATCTCGCTGTTTTAACGGAATTGCTGAGCCTGTCTATGCCTACCAAGGAGGTGGCATCCAACTGGAGCAAGACGGCATTCTATTTGTTAAAGAATTGAATGCTCAAAAAGCCCGACTCAAACTCCTTATCGCTCTCAATGCAGGCTTGGAAGAGCAAAGCTTGGCAGATTACATCCAAGGTTAA
- a CDS encoding universal stress protein — MTQSYKTILVAVDGSKGAELALHKAIHVALRNQARLIIAHVIDTRALHNVVAFDASVYESLEREAELLLEEYKQEALNAGLTDVQIRIEFGNPKTLLAIDIPKETGADLMLLGATGLNAFERLLIGSSSEYIMRHATIDLLIVRDGEKSL; from the coding sequence ATGACACAATCTTACAAAACAATACTCGTCGCTGTAGACGGCTCTAAAGGAGCAGAATTAGCTCTTCATAAAGCCATTCATGTCGCACTACGCAACCAAGCACGTCTGATTATCGCCCATGTGATTGATACACGTGCTCTCCACAATGTTGTTGCATTTGACGCCTCTGTCTATGAATCTTTAGAAAGAGAGGCGGAGCTCCTCCTCGAAGAATACAAACAAGAAGCCCTCAACGCTGGTCTGACCGATGTACAGATTCGCATTGAATTCGGTAACCCAAAAACCCTACTGGCTATCGATATTCCAAAGGAAACCGGTGCGGATCTTATGTTACTTGGAGCAACTGGTCTAAATGCCTTTGAACGTCTCCTAATCGGATCCTCATCCGAATATATCATGCGCCACGCAACTATCGATTTACTCATTGTTCGCGATGGAGAAAAAAGTTTATAA
- a CDS encoding pyridoxal phosphate-dependent aminotransferase, protein MKQFNKSTKLDDVAYDIRGPVLEEAMRMRANGEQILRLNTGNPAEFGFTAPDEVIRDLIHNARKSEGYSNSKGIFSARKAIMQYCQLKKFPNVDIEDIYLGNGVSELIVMSMQGLLDNGDEVLVPMPDYPLWTAAVSLAGGKAVHYVCDEAAEWYPDLADMESKVTSRTKAIVLINPNNPTGALYPKEILEGIIDIARRHELIIFSDEIYDRMVFDGAVHIPIATLAPDLFVVTMNGLSKSHRICGFRVGWMVLSGPKKHVKGYIEGLNMLSNMRLCSNVLAQQVVQTSLGGYQSVDELLMPGGRLYEQREFITKAINDIPGLSAVKPKAGLYVFPKIDREMYRVDDDEQFVLDFLKQEKVLLVHGRGFNWKDPDHFRIVYLPRVDELAEIQEKMSRFLRQYRR, encoded by the coding sequence ATGAAGCAATTTAACAAGTCAACAAAATTGGATGATGTAGCATATGATATTCGTGGGCCTGTTTTGGAAGAGGCCATGCGCATGCGTGCCAATGGAGAGCAGATTTTACGTTTGAATACGGGGAATCCTGCAGAATTTGGTTTTACTGCTCCAGATGAAGTTATTCGTGACTTGATTCATAACGCCCGTAAATCTGAGGGATATTCGAACAGTAAGGGAATTTTTTCTGCACGTAAGGCTATCATGCAGTATTGTCAGCTAAAGAAATTTCCAAATGTTGATATTGAAGATATTTATCTTGGAAACGGCGTGAGTGAGCTGATTGTTATGTCTATGCAAGGTTTGCTAGATAATGGTGATGAGGTGTTGGTGCCAATGCCAGACTATCCTCTCTGGACTGCTGCAGTTAGTTTGGCTGGTGGTAAAGCTGTTCACTATGTTTGTGATGAAGCAGCTGAATGGTATCCAGATTTGGCAGACATGGAGTCCAAGGTGACTTCTCGAACCAAGGCAATTGTCCTTATCAATCCAAATAATCCAACTGGTGCTCTCTATCCGAAAGAAATTTTAGAAGGAATCATTGATATTGCTCGTAGACACGAATTGATTATTTTCTCTGATGAGATTTATGATCGTATGGTCTTTGATGGAGCTGTTCATATCCCTATTGCGACACTGGCTCCAGATTTATTTGTTGTGACGATGAATGGACTGTCTAAATCGCATCGTATTTGTGGTTTCCGAGTCGGTTGGATGGTCTTATCTGGTCCGAAAAAGCATGTAAAAGGTTACATTGAAGGCTTGAATATGTTGTCCAATATGCGTTTGTGTTCAAACGTTTTGGCTCAACAGGTTGTTCAAACTTCTTTGGGAGGTTACCAATCGGTTGATGAACTCTTGATGCCTGGCGGACGCTTATATGAACAAAGGGAGTTTATTACTAAGGCGATTAATGATATTCCAGGACTTTCTGCTGTAAAACCTAAGGCTGGTCTGTATGTCTTCCCAAAAATTGATCGTGAGATGTACAGAGTTGATGATGATGAACAATTTGTATTGGATTTCCTCAAGCAAGAAAAAGTACTTTTGGTCCATGGTCGAGGTTTTAACTGGAAGGATCCAGATCATTTCCGTATTGTGTATTTACCACGTGTGGATGAGTTGGCAGAAATTCAAGAAAAAATGTCACGATTCTTGCGGCAATATCGTAGATAA
- the codY gene encoding GTP-sensing pleiotropic transcriptional regulator CodY has product MTTLLEKTRNITSILKRSEEQLAEELPYNAIAEHLSAIIDCNSCIINSEGEVLGYHMNYETNNDRVEEFFQNKQFPEGYVKAVAQVYDTQVNLPVESELTAIPVESRSTYPNGLTTIAPIHVTGIRFGSLIIWRNDEQFHDDDLILVEIAATVVGIQLLNFQREEDEKNIRRRAAVNMAVNTLSYSEMKAVAAILGELDGNEGQLTASVIADRIGITRSVIVNALRKLESAGIIESRSLGMKGTYLKVLIPAIFDEIKKRDY; this is encoded by the coding sequence ATGACAACATTATTAGAGAAGACACGGAATATTACTTCTATTTTGAAGCGTTCCGAAGAGCAATTGGCAGAAGAATTGCCTTACAATGCCATTGCTGAGCATTTATCAGCTATTATTGACTGCAACTCGTGCATCATTAATAGTGAAGGTGAGGTTTTGGGATACCACATGAACTATGAGACGAACAATGATCGTGTGGAAGAATTTTTCCAAAATAAACAATTCCCAGAAGGATATGTAAAAGCAGTTGCGCAGGTTTACGATACGCAGGTTAATTTGCCTGTCGAGAGCGAGTTGACTGCCATCCCTGTCGAATCACGTTCGACCTATCCAAATGGTCTGACAACGATAGCGCCTATCCATGTGACGGGGATTCGTTTTGGTTCGCTTATTATTTGGCGGAATGATGAGCAGTTTCACGATGATGATTTGATTTTGGTGGAGATTGCGGCAACAGTAGTTGGTATTCAGTTACTTAATTTCCAACGGGAAGAAGACGAGAAGAATATCCGTCGTCGTGCGGCAGTTAATATGGCGGTAAATACGCTATCTTACTCAGAAATGAAGGCAGTTGCAGCTATTTTGGGTGAATTGGATGGCAATGAGGGGCAATTGACTGCTTCTGTGATTGCAGATCGTATCGGCATTACACGCTCGGTGATTGTGAATGCACTGCGTAAGTTGGAGAGTGCAGGGATTATTGAAAGTCGTTCTTTGGGAATGAAGGGGACTTATTTGAAAGTTCTCATCCCAGCTATTTTTGATGAAATTAAGAAACGTGACTACTAA
- a CDS encoding cysteine hydrolase family protein produces the protein MTKALISIDYTIDFVADEGKLTAGKSAQAISERIAQVTQEAFENGDYIFFAIDGHEEEDEFHPEAQLFPSHNIIGTQGRDLYGPLADFYQKHKGHARVRWMDKRHYSTFSGTDLDVRLRERGVDTVVLTGVLSDICVLHTAIDAYNKGYRIEVISSAIAALTEENHQFALNHLRHVLGATIID, from the coding sequence ATGACAAAAGCATTGATTTCGATTGATTATACAATAGATTTTGTGGCAGACGAAGGAAAGTTGACTGCTGGAAAATCAGCTCAGGCTATTTCTGAACGAATTGCTCAGGTTACGCAAGAAGCTTTTGAAAATGGAGACTATATTTTCTTTGCGATTGATGGTCATGAGGAGGAGGATGAATTTCATCCTGAAGCTCAGCTTTTCCCAAGTCATAATATCATTGGGACGCAAGGGCGTGACTTGTATGGTCCTTTAGCAGATTTTTATCAAAAACATAAAGGGCATGCGCGTGTTCGTTGGATGGATAAACGTCATTATTCTACTTTTTCTGGTACGGATTTGGATGTTCGACTAAGAGAACGTGGTGTAGATACGGTTGTCTTGACGGGTGTTTTGTCTGATATTTGTGTTCTTCATACAGCTATTGATGCTTATAATAAGGGGTATCGTATTGAGGTGATCTCATCAGCCATTGCTGCATTGACGGAGGAGAATCATCAGTTTGCTCTCAACCATTTGCGTCATGTACTTGGTGCGACAATCATTGACTAA
- the rplS gene encoding 50S ribosomal protein L19 has product MNPLIQSLTEGQLRTDIPSFRPGDTVRVHAKVVEGNRERIQIFEGVVISRKGQGISEMYTVRKISGGIGVERTFPIHTPRVDKIEVVRYGKVRRAKLYYLRALQGKAARIKEIRR; this is encoded by the coding sequence ATGAATCCATTGATCCAAAGTTTGACAGAAGGTCAACTTCGTACTGACATCCCTTCATTCCGTCCTGGTGACACTGTGCGTGTTCACGCTAAGGTTGTCGAAGGTAACCGCGAACGTATCCAGATTTTCGAGGGTGTTGTTATCTCTCGTAAAGGTCAAGGCATCTCAGAAATGTACACTGTACGTAAAATCTCTGGTGGTATAGGTGTTGAACGTACATTCCCAATCCACACTCCACGTGTTGATAAGATTGAAGTAGTACGTTACGGTAAAGTACGTCGTGCTAAATTGTACTACCTACGTGCATTGCAAGGTAAAGCAGCACGTATCAAAGAAATCCGTCGTTAA
- a CDS encoding hydrolase, with translation MSEQFIPSVLSDLRQDIVQMPEVIKECSGIRIYGRRIRSVLFTTDVSIIANHNADAILAVYPFTPSPAIIKSIMLVASVPVLAGVGGGLTTGMRSANMSLLSESEGAYAVVVNGPTDVKTIEAINKVVDIPIIYTVVSEKSDLTSRIKAGVDILNVSCGMETPRVVKKIREAFPDFPIIATGGPTEDSIRRVIEAGANAVSYTAPSNGELFKGKMEKYRKHAKD, from the coding sequence ATGAGCGAACAGTTTATTCCATCTGTTTTGTCAGATTTACGGCAGGATATTGTTCAGATGCCAGAAGTTATCAAGGAATGTAGTGGAATTCGTATTTATGGTCGTCGCATTCGTTCAGTCTTATTTACAACGGATGTGTCGATTATTGCCAATCACAATGCAGATGCTATTTTGGCTGTTTATCCATTTACGCCCAGTCCAGCTATTATCAAAAGTATTATGTTGGTTGCGTCAGTTCCAGTCTTGGCTGGTGTTGGTGGAGGCTTGACGACAGGTATGCGTTCAGCTAATATGAGTCTATTGTCTGAGTCGGAGGGAGCATACGCTGTTGTGGTAAATGGACCAACGGATGTAAAAACAATTGAAGCAATCAATAAGGTAGTAGATATTCCTATCATTTATACCGTTGTTTCTGAAAAGTCTGATTTAACCTCACGGATTAAAGCAGGAGTAGATATTTTAAATGTTTCTTGCGGTATGGAAACGCCAAGGGTTGTGAAGAAGATTCGAGAAGCTTTCCCTGACTTTCCAATTATTGCGACTGGTGGTCCGACTGAGGACTCTATTCGTCGGGTTATCGAAGCTGGAGCCAATGCTGTCTCCTATACAGCTCCAAGTAATGGGGAGCTTTTTAAGGGGAAAATGGAAAAATACCGCAAACATGCAAAGGATTAG
- the gatC gene encoding Asp-tRNA(Asn)/Glu-tRNA(Gln) amidotransferase subunit GatC yields the protein MKISEAEVRHVAKLSKLEFSDQETAEFATSLSKIVDMVELLNEVDTTGVAVTTTMADRKNVLRADVAQKGESREELFKNVPESQDNFIKVPAILDGGGDA from the coding sequence ATGAAGATTTCTGAAGCTGAAGTCCGTCACGTTGCCAAGCTGTCTAAGCTGGAATTTTCGGATCAAGAAACAGCGGAATTTGCGACAAGTTTGAGCAAGATTGTCGATATGGTTGAATTGCTCAATGAAGTAGATACGACAGGTGTTGCGGTAACGACCACTATGGCTGACCGTAAGAATGTCTTGCGAGCAGATGTTGCCCAAAAAGGTGAGAGCCGTGAGGAGCTCTTTAAAAATGTGCCTGAATCACAAGATAACTTTATCAAGGTACCAGCTATTCTAGACGGGGGAGGAGATGCCTAA
- the gatA gene encoding Asp-tRNA(Asn)/Glu-tRNA(Gln) amidotransferase subunit GatA, giving the protein MTFNNKTIDELHDLLVKKEISAVELTKATLEDIKSREGAVDAFLTITEDAALAQAAALDEKGIDADNVMAGIPLAVKDNISTKGILTTAASKMLYNYEPIFDATSVAQAYAKDMIVVGKTNMDEFAMGGSNENSAFKPTKNAWDQTKVPGGSSGGSAAAVAAGQVRLSLGSDTGGSIRQPAAFNGIVGMKPTYGTVSRFGLIAFGSSLDQIGPFSQTVKENAQLLNVISGHDVKDATSTINEIADFTSKIGQDIKGMKIALPKEYMGEGIDPQVKETILKAAKHLESLGAIIEEVSLPYSKYGVAVYYIIASSEASSNLQRFDGIRYGFRAEDATNLDEIYVKTRSQGFGEEVKRRIMLGTFSLSSGYYDAYFKKAGQVRTLIIQDFEKVFANYDLILGPTAPTVAFGLDTLNHDPVAMYLADLLTIPVNLAGLPGLSIPAGFVEGLPVGLQLIGPKYSEETIYQVAAAFEATTDYHKQQPVIFGGAN; this is encoded by the coding sequence ATGACTTTTAACAATAAAACTATTGATGAATTGCATGACCTCCTTGTCAAAAAGGAGATTTCTGCGGTTGAGTTGACCAAGGCAACTTTGGAAGACATTAAGAGCCGTGAGGGAGCTGTGGATGCTTTCTTGACTATCACAGAAGATGCGGCCTTGGCGCAGGCTGCGGCCCTTGATGAAAAAGGGATTGATGCGGACAATGTTATGGCAGGGATTCCTTTGGCAGTCAAGGACAATATCTCTACCAAAGGTATTTTGACAACTGCTGCTTCAAAAATGCTCTATAACTACGAGCCGATTTTCGATGCGACATCGGTTGCTCAGGCCTATGCAAAGGATATGATTGTTGTTGGTAAGACCAACATGGATGAGTTTGCAATGGGTGGTTCGAATGAGAACTCTGCCTTCAAACCGACAAAAAATGCTTGGGACCAGACAAAAGTTCCTGGTGGTTCTTCAGGTGGTTCGGCAGCTGCGGTTGCTGCTGGTCAGGTCCGTTTGTCACTCGGTTCTGACACAGGTGGTTCCATCCGCCAGCCTGCGGCCTTTAATGGTATCGTTGGTATGAAACCGACCTATGGAACGGTGTCCCGTTTTGGTTTGATTGCCTTTGGTTCATCTCTTGACCAGATTGGTCCGTTTTCACAGACAGTCAAGGAAAATGCCCAGTTGCTCAATGTCATCTCTGGTCATGATGTCAAGGATGCAACATCAACGATCAATGAAATTGCTGACTTCACTAGCAAGATTGGTCAGGACATCAAGGGTATGAAAATTGCTCTTCCTAAAGAATACATGGGCGAAGGGATTGATCCGCAGGTCAAGGAAACCATTCTCAAGGCTGCTAAGCACTTGGAAAGTTTGGGGGCGATTATCGAGGAAGTCAGCCTGCCATATTCTAAGTATGGGGTTGCTGTTTACTACATTATCGCATCATCAGAGGCTTCTTCTAACTTGCAACGTTTTGACGGTATCCGTTATGGTTTCCGTGCAGAAGATGCAACCAATTTGGATGAGATTTACGTGAAGACCCGTAGCCAAGGTTTTGGTGAGGAAGTCAAACGTCGTATTATGTTAGGTACATTTAGCTTGTCATCTGGTTACTACGATGCCTACTTCAAGAAGGCTGGTCAGGTGCGGACCTTGATTATCCAGGATTTTGAAAAAGTCTTTGCCAACTATGACTTGATTTTGGGTCCAACAGCTCCGACAGTTGCCTTTGGTTTGGACACGCTCAACCATGACCCTGTGGCTATGTACTTGGCGGACTTGTTAACAATTCCTGTAAACTTGGCTGGTCTTCCTGGTCTTTCTATTCCTGCTGGTTTTGTGGAAGGCTTGCCAGTCGGTTTGCAGTTGATTGGTCCAAAGTATTCAGAAGAAACCATTTACCAAGTGGCTGCTGCTTTTGAAGCGACGACAGACTACCACAAGCAACAACCAGTGATTTTTGGAGGTGCTAACTAA
- the gatB gene encoding Asp-tRNA(Asn)/Glu-tRNA(Gln) amidotransferase subunit GatB, protein MNFETIIGLEVHVELNTNSKIFSPSSAHFGEDPNANTNVIDWSFPGVLPVLNKGVVDAGIKAALALNMDIHKDMHFDRKNYFYPDNPKAYQISQFDEPIGYNGWIEIELEDGSTKKIRIERAHLEEDAGKNTHGTDGYSYVDLNRQGVPLIEIVSEADMRSPEEAYAYLTALKEIIQYTGISDVKMEEGSMRVDANISLRPYGQEKFGTKTELKNLNSFNYVRKGLQHEVERQAKILRSGGQIQQETRRYDESTGETILMRVKEGSADYRYFPEPDLPLYEIDDSWIEEVRAELPVFPKARRAHYVENLGLTAYDAGQLTSTKALSDFFEAAVAVGGDAKQVSNWLQGEVAQFLNAEGKTIEQIALTPENLVEMIALIADGTISSKIAKKVFVHLAKEGGSAKAYVEKAGLVQISDPAVLIPIIHQVFADNEAAVADFKSGKRNADKAFTGFLMKATKGQANPQVAQQLLAQELAKLLD, encoded by the coding sequence ATGAACTTTGAAACGATTATTGGTCTAGAAGTCCATGTGGAGTTGAATACCAACTCGAAAATTTTCTCACCTTCATCTGCTCATTTTGGTGAGGATCCAAATGCTAATACCAACGTGATTGATTGGTCTTTCCCAGGTGTCCTTCCTGTCCTTAATAAGGGCGTTGTGGATGCTGGTATCAAGGCTGCCTTGGCCTTGAACATGGACATTCACAAGGATATGCACTTTGACCGCAAGAACTATTTCTATCCTGATAACCCTAAAGCCTATCAGATCTCTCAGTTTGACGAGCCGATTGGCTACAATGGTTGGATTGAGATTGAGCTAGAAGACGGCTCAACCAAGAAAATTCGTATCGAGCGTGCGCATTTGGAAGAGGATGCAGGTAAGAATACCCACGGGACAGATGGTTATTCTTATGTGGACCTCAACCGCCAGGGCGTGCCCTTGATTGAGATTGTGTCAGAAGCGGATATGCGTTCGCCTGAAGAGGCCTATGCCTACTTGACAGCCCTCAAGGAAATCATCCAATACACTGGTATTTCAGATGTGAAGATGGAAGAAGGTTCTATGCGCGTGGATGCTAATATCTCTCTTCGTCCCTATGGTCAGGAGAAATTTGGTACCAAGACTGAGTTGAAAAACCTCAACTCCTTCAACTATGTTCGCAAGGGCTTGCAGCACGAGGTAGAACGTCAGGCGAAAATCTTGCGTTCAGGTGGTCAAATCCAGCAGGAAACTCGTCGTTATGATGAATCTACTGGTGAAACCATTCTCATGCGTGTCAAAGAAGGGTCAGCTGACTACCGTTACTTCCCAGAGCCAGATCTACCACTTTATGAGATTGATGATAGCTGGATTGAGGAAGTGCGTGCAGAATTGCCAGTCTTTCCAAAGGCTCGCCGCGCTCACTATGTGGAAAACTTGGGCTTGACCGCCTATGATGCGGGTCAGTTGACGTCTACCAAGGCTCTGTCTGACTTCTTTGAAGCAGCAGTGGCAGTAGGTGGCGATGCTAAACAAGTATCTAACTGGTTGCAGGGTGAGGTGGCTCAGTTCCTCAATGCTGAAGGTAAGACTATTGAGCAAATCGCCTTAACACCAGAAAACTTGGTGGAGATGATTGCCTTGATTGCGGATGGAACTATTTCATCTAAGATTGCCAAGAAAGTCTTTGTTCACCTGGCCAAAGAAGGTGGCTCTGCTAAGGCTTACGTTGAGAAAGCTGGTTTGGTACAGATTTCAGACCCTGCGGTCTTGATTCCGATTATCCACCAAGTCTTTGCGGATAATGAAGCAGCCGTAGCTGACTTCAAGTCTGGCAAACGCAATGCTGACAAGGCCTTTACAGGCTTCTTGATGAAAGCAACCAAGGGACAAGCTAATCCACAAGTTGCACAACAACTCTTGGCTCAGGAATTGGCTAAGTTGTTAGACTAA